The sequence below is a genomic window from Streptococcus pantholopis.
GAAACTGCGTGATGTACGGACAGGTTCAACTTTTGATACGACTTACCGTCCGGAAGAAAAATTTGAGCAGGCTATTATTGAGACTCGTTCTGCACAGTATCTCTACCAAATGGACAGCACAGCCTTTTTCATGGATACTGAAAATTATGAGCAGTACGAAATTCCGGTTGCTAATATTGAGCAGGAATTGCTCTATATTCTTGAAAATTCGGAAGTCAAAATCCAGTTTTACGGGACGGAGGTTATCGGCATAACGGTACCGACAACTGTTGAATTGACCGTAACTGAGACACAGCCGTCAATCAAAGGAGCTACTGTAACAGGTTCAGGCAAACCTGCCACTCTGGAAACCGGGCTTGTTGTCAATGTGCCGGACTTCATTGAAGAAGGACAAAAATTAATCATTAATACAGCGGAAGGGACTTATGTTTCGCGTGCCTAAGCCTTTGACCCGTAGCTATAGAAAGGACTACTATGACAACTGAAAATATTGGTGATATTGTTATCTCTCCCAGAGTGCTCGAAGTGATTACCGGAATTGCTGCAACTAAAGTTGAAGGCGTTCACTCGCTCCACAATAAAGTCGTAACGGATAGGCTCAGTAAAGCGACCTTAAGCAAAGGTGTTTATCTGCAGACCGAAGAGGACGGCACGATTAACACCGATATCTATGTC
It includes:
- the efp gene encoding elongation factor P, producing the protein MIEASKLKAGMTFETTDNKLLKVLEASHHKPGKGNTVMRMKLRDVRTGSTFDTTYRPEEKFEQAIIETRSAQYLYQMDSTAFFMDTENYEQYEIPVANIEQELLYILENSEVKIQFYGTEVIGITVPTTVELTVTETQPSIKGATVTGSGKPATLETGLVVNVPDFIEEGQKLIINTAEGTYVSRA
- a CDS encoding Asp23/Gls24 family envelope stress response protein, whose translation is MTTENIGDIVISPRVLEVITGIAATKVEGVHSLHNKVVTDRLSKATLSKGVYLQTEEDGTINTDIYVYLQYGVSVPEVAMAVQKAVKAAVYEMADVIVSSVNIHVQGMVTEKTAKPDMKSLFEEDFLDD